CGCACGTTCCTGCACTCCAGGAATGCAGCCCAAGGGGCGAAATAAGCAGTCAACTTAGCAAGCCAATCGAGACAGGCGACGAGAAATCCCCGAATATAAGGCGATCTGCCGCAGACAATCAGGCAAATGACTTAAATCTTCTTACGTCAATCCGCCTGCTGTTCGGCCATCGTCACCGGGGGGCCGCAGTCACTGCCCGGTCAAAGGCGCGGGCGCGCTTCAACGAGCGCGCTGCAGATACCGATCCAATTGATTGGCGAATTCCTGCCGGTCGCGCTGGTTGAAAGCGGAGGGCCCGCCGGTCATCACGCCGCTGCTGCGCAATTCCTCCATGAAATTGCGCATGCTCAGGCGTTGGCGGATGTTGTCGGCGGTGTAGAGTTCGCCGCGCGGATTGAGGGCGACGCCGCCCTGGTCGATCACCAGGGCTGCTAGGGGAATGTCCTGGGTGACCACCAGATCGCCGGCGCACAGGTGCTGGACGATGTAATGGTCCGCCACGTCGAAGCCGGCCTGCACCCGAACCGCCTTGATGAAGGGCGAAGGCGGGGTGCTGATGGACTGATTCGCCACCAGGGTCAGCGCCATCTGCTTGCGCACCGCAGCCCGGAACAGGATGTCCCGAATGACGGCGGGACAGGCGTCGGCGTCGACCCAGATGGGCATGCGGGCGTCAG
The genomic region above belongs to Methyloterricola oryzae and contains:
- a CDS encoding YaiI/YqxD family protein; translation: MPIWVDADACPAVIRDILFRAAVRKQMALTLVANQSISTPPSPFIKAVRVQAGFDVADHYIVQHLCAGDLVVTQDIPLAALVIDQGGVALNPRGELYTADNIRQRLSMRNFMEELRSSGVMTGGPSAFNQRDRQEFANQLDRYLQRAR